One segment of Pseudanabaena sp. FACHB-2040 DNA contains the following:
- the glsA gene encoding glutaminase A: MVDFQAFLEKLYWKYRDVNEGKVASYIPELAKANSDSFAICAVTRDGRVFQAGDVDQKFTIQSISKVFVYGLALEEHGRERLLQKVGVEPTGDPFNSLIRLDEDSKRPDNPMVNAGAIATTSLIKGDGPTERLNRLLTLFQRYVGHEVFIDVPVFVSERSTGHRNRAMAHLMLNFGMIDQKVDEALDLYFQQCAILVTCRDLAVMAATLANQGENPLTGEQALHPEYVRDVLSIMYTCGMYNFAGEWAYRVGIPAKSGVSGGILAVVPNQVGIAVFSPLLDGHGNSVRGLRVFEELSQEFGLHLMDLSMGRCRFEAAIRDSSELTAS, from the coding sequence ATGGTTGATTTTCAGGCCTTTCTAGAAAAGCTGTACTGGAAATACCGGGATGTGAATGAGGGCAAAGTTGCCTCTTACATTCCTGAACTGGCCAAGGCCAACTCAGACTCGTTTGCCATTTGCGCCGTTACCCGCGATGGACGGGTCTTTCAGGCAGGCGATGTAGACCAGAAGTTCACGATTCAATCTATCTCAAAGGTTTTTGTCTATGGACTGGCGCTAGAAGAGCACGGGCGGGAGCGCTTGCTGCAAAAGGTAGGTGTGGAGCCAACCGGAGACCCGTTTAACTCCTTAATTCGGCTGGATGAGGACTCAAAACGCCCCGATAATCCGATGGTGAATGCGGGTGCGATCGCAACTACTAGCCTGATCAAGGGTGATGGCCCCACCGAGCGGCTCAACCGCCTGCTGACTCTGTTTCAGCGGTATGTGGGGCACGAAGTTTTTATTGATGTGCCGGTGTTTGTGTCTGAGCGTTCGACCGGGCACCGCAATCGGGCAATGGCCCACCTCATGCTCAACTTCGGCATGATTGACCAGAAAGTAGACGAAGCCCTGGACCTGTATTTCCAGCAGTGTGCCATTCTTGTGACTTGCCGCGACCTGGCGGTGATGGCGGCTACCCTAGCCAATCAGGGCGAAAACCCGCTGACCGGAGAGCAGGCCCTCCATCCTGAGTATGTGCGAGATGTCCTCAGCATTATGTACACCTGCGGCATGTACAACTTTGCTGGAGAATGGGCTTATCGGGTGGGCATTCCGGCAAAGAGCGGTGTTTCTGGAGGAATTTTAGCCGTGGTGCCCAATCAGGTTGGCATTGCGGTCTTTTCACCACTGCTAGATGGGCACGGCAACAGTGTCCGCGGCCTGCGCGTGTTTGAGGAGTTATCTCAAGAGTTTGGCCTGCATCTGATGGATCTGTCGATGGGCCGCTGCCGGTTTGAGGCAGCAATTCGAGACAGCTCAGAATTGACGGCATCTTAG
- a CDS encoding CmpA/NrtA family ABC transporter substrate-binding protein: MSNLSRRKFIVTAGATTAATLFLHACSSNNQGGSGQADTSASTAAPGPVAAADTPEVTGAKLGFIALTDAAPLIIAREKGLFAKYGMPETTVEKQASWGATRDNLVLGSGGGGIDGAHILTPMPYLISSGKVTDGKPVPMYILARLNVNGQGIQIANTYKDVNVSLDSTPLKAAFAQQKSSGRDIKVAMTFPGGTHDMWLRYWLAAGGINPDTDVSTITVPPPQMVANVKVGAMEAFCVGEPWPLQTVNQNVGYNALTTGELWRDHPEKAFAMRADWVDQNPNAAKALTMAVQEAQIWCDQMENKEEMCDILAKREWFKVPVADILDRSKGIFDFGNGRTLEDTTLMQTYWDRAASYPFKSHDLWFLTENIRWGYLSPDEDITALVDQVNREDIWREAAKALGQEAAIPASTSRGVETFFDGVSFDPEDPMGYLKSLEIKKVQV, from the coding sequence ATGTCTAACCTGTCTCGCCGCAAATTCATCGTTACTGCTGGGGCAACCACCGCTGCAACCCTGTTCCTGCATGCCTGTAGCTCTAACAATCAGGGCGGATCTGGCCAGGCAGACACCAGTGCCTCAACGGCTGCACCGGGTCCAGTAGCGGCAGCTGATACGCCAGAAGTCACCGGGGCTAAGCTCGGATTCATTGCCCTGACCGATGCCGCTCCTCTGATTATTGCTAGGGAGAAGGGACTGTTTGCCAAATATGGCATGCCCGAAACCACGGTTGAGAAGCAGGCTTCTTGGGGCGCTACCCGCGACAACCTGGTGCTAGGCTCGGGCGGCGGCGGCATTGATGGGGCGCACATTCTCACGCCCATGCCTTACCTGATCAGCAGCGGCAAGGTGACCGACGGCAAGCCCGTACCGATGTACATTCTGGCCCGCCTCAACGTTAACGGCCAAGGCATTCAAATTGCCAATACCTATAAAGACGTCAACGTTTCCCTCGACAGTACACCGCTCAAGGCAGCCTTTGCCCAGCAGAAGTCAAGCGGCCGGGACATCAAGGTAGCAATGACCTTCCCCGGCGGCACCCACGATATGTGGCTTCGCTACTGGCTGGCAGCAGGCGGCATTAACCCCGATACCGACGTTTCAACAATTACTGTACCCCCGCCTCAGATGGTTGCCAACGTTAAGGTTGGGGCGATGGAAGCGTTCTGTGTGGGCGAACCCTGGCCGCTGCAAACCGTTAACCAGAACGTAGGCTACAACGCCCTGACCACTGGCGAACTCTGGCGCGATCACCCTGAGAAGGCGTTTGCCATGCGGGCCGACTGGGTAGATCAAAACCCCAATGCCGCCAAAGCACTCACAATGGCGGTGCAGGAGGCCCAAATCTGGTGCGACCAGATGGAAAACAAGGAAGAAATGTGCGACATCTTAGCTAAGCGGGAGTGGTTCAAGGTGCCCGTCGCCGACATTTTGGACCGTTCTAAGGGTATTTTCGACTTCGGCAATGGCCGTACCCTAGAAGACACCACCCTGATGCAGACCTACTGGGATCGGGCTGCCTCCTATCCCTTCAAGAGCCATGACCTGTGGTTCCTCACTGAGAATATTCGGTGGGGGTATCTCAGCCCCGATGAAGACATTACAGCCCTGGTAGACCAGGTGAACCGAGAAGATATTTGGCGCGAAGCTGCCAAGGCGCTTGGTCAAGAGGCCGCCATTCCGGCCAGCACCTCGCGAGGCGTTGAGACGTTCTTTGACGGGGTCAGCTTTGATCCAGAAGATCCGATGGGCTATCTCAAGAGCCTTGAGATTAAAAAGGTTCAGGTCTAG
- the ntrB gene encoding nitrate ABC transporter permease → MASSSYRRPRTRSAPPLVLKLLQGSKRWLTSAIALFLFLAIWELLTLSPDANLPGPIRVLQETWPLIIDPFFDNGGTDKGLFWQILASLKRVAIGFSLSAVVGIATGMIIGSSRLIYDALDPIFQVLRTVPPLAWLPISLAAFQDSEPSAIFVIFITAIWPIIINTAVGVHQIPQDYKNVAQVLQLSRTKYFTDVLFPATVPYVFTGLRIGVGLSWLAIVAAEMLIGGVGIGFFIWDAWNSSLISEIILALVYVGLVGLLLDKLMTLVGNRVVKGSQQ, encoded by the coding sequence ATGGCTTCTTCTTCTTACCGTCGCCCGCGCACCCGTTCTGCCCCACCGCTTGTTTTGAAACTGCTTCAGGGATCGAAACGCTGGCTGACCTCTGCGATCGCACTGTTTCTCTTTCTCGCCATTTGGGAGCTGCTCACCCTCAGCCCCGACGCCAACCTGCCCGGTCCCATCCGCGTTCTGCAGGAAACCTGGCCGCTGATTATCGACCCTTTCTTTGACAACGGCGGCACCGACAAAGGACTCTTCTGGCAGATCTTGGCGAGCCTCAAGCGAGTCGCTATTGGCTTCTCCCTATCTGCTGTGGTTGGCATTGCCACCGGCATGATCATTGGCAGCAGCCGCCTGATCTACGACGCCCTCGACCCGATCTTCCAGGTGCTGCGGACAGTGCCGCCGCTGGCCTGGCTACCGATTTCTCTAGCGGCGTTTCAAGATAGTGAGCCTTCCGCTATCTTCGTTATCTTCATCACCGCCATTTGGCCCATCATCATCAACACCGCTGTCGGCGTTCACCAAATCCCCCAGGATTATAAAAACGTTGCCCAGGTGCTGCAGCTTTCTCGCACCAAGTACTTTACAGACGTACTTTTTCCGGCCACAGTCCCCTATGTCTTTACCGGCCTACGGATCGGCGTCGGTCTCTCCTGGCTAGCCATCGTTGCCGCTGAAATGCTGATTGGCGGCGTCGGTATCGGCTTCTTCATCTGGGATGCCTGGAACAGCTCTCTCATCAGCGAAATCATTTTGGCCCTGGTCTACGTCGGCCTAGTAGGACTTCTGTTAGACAAGCTCATGACCCTCGTTGGGAACCGAGTTGTTAAGGGCTCTCAGCAGTAG
- a CDS encoding nitrate ABC transporter ATP-binding protein (This model describes the ATP binding subunits of ATP-binding cassette (ABC) transporters for nitrate transport, or for bicarbonate transport, in bacteria and archaea.), protein MSVFVEVDHVDKVFNLPDGGQYIALKNIELKVRQGEFVSLIGHSGCGKSTLLNIIAGLDKPSTGGVILEGREVRRPGPDRMVVFQNYSLLPWKTVRQNVALGVESALGNLPKGEQRSIIEHHINMVGLKRAADKYPHELSGGMKQRVAIARALAIRPKLLLLDEPFGALDALTRGNLQEQLMQICQESQVTAIMVTHDVDEALLLSDRVVMLTNGPEARIGQILEVPIPRPRHRMEVVNHPRYYALRNEIIYFLNQQKRSKQRQAKPTVAVARHGLEKVNLDIGFIPLTDCAPLVVAQEKGFFKKYGLEEVTLSREPSWQAIADGVAAGRLDGAQMVAGMPLGMTLGMGGKAPLPIITALVLSRNGNAITFSRRLYDQGVRSLADFKAILSQTPDKVHTLGMVHPASMHNLMLRYWLASGGIDPDSDVSLTVIPPAQMFSTLKAGTIDGYCVGEPWNSRAVSEGQGVVMATDLDLWAGHPEKVLGVREDWVNQHPETHLALVKALMEACEYCDDRRNRESVLELICRPEYVGSDPAYTRPGFIDPYRWSLDEPPASMLRFNQFYVDRSTCPGRSEGLWILTQLARWGITPFPKNWIEILERVRRVDLFGEAARQLGWPDLEADREPFALFDGVVFNPDDPLGYLERLTLGRRPVQVEEILLQPPAETLSSR, encoded by the coding sequence ATGTCAGTTTTCGTCGAAGTCGATCACGTCGATAAAGTCTTTAACCTGCCGGATGGCGGTCAGTATATTGCGCTGAAGAACATTGAGCTAAAGGTGCGCCAGGGTGAGTTTGTCTCCCTCATCGGCCACTCCGGCTGCGGTAAGTCTACGCTGCTTAATATCATTGCAGGGCTAGACAAGCCCAGTACAGGCGGCGTCATTTTAGAGGGGCGGGAAGTGCGTCGCCCTGGCCCTGACCGCATGGTGGTGTTTCAAAACTACTCTCTGCTGCCCTGGAAAACGGTGCGTCAGAACGTGGCCCTAGGCGTCGAGTCGGCGCTAGGAAATCTGCCCAAGGGTGAGCAGCGCAGCATCATTGAGCACCACATCAATATGGTGGGGCTGAAACGCGCGGCAGACAAATACCCCCATGAACTGTCGGGGGGGATGAAGCAGCGGGTTGCGATCGCACGTGCCCTCGCTATCCGGCCCAAGCTACTGCTGCTAGATGAACCCTTTGGCGCACTCGATGCGCTGACGCGGGGCAACCTGCAGGAACAGCTAATGCAGATTTGCCAAGAAAGCCAGGTCACAGCCATCATGGTGACCCACGATGTGGATGAGGCGCTGCTGCTCTCCGATCGGGTAGTGATGCTGACCAACGGCCCCGAAGCCCGCATCGGTCAAATCCTCGAAGTACCGATTCCCCGACCTCGCCACCGCATGGAGGTGGTCAACCATCCTCGCTACTACGCCCTGCGCAACGAGATTATTTACTTCCTCAACCAGCAGAAGCGATCTAAGCAGCGGCAGGCCAAGCCCACGGTTGCAGTTGCCCGCCACGGTCTAGAAAAAGTTAATCTTGATATTGGCTTTATTCCCCTGACCGATTGCGCGCCCCTGGTTGTGGCTCAGGAAAAAGGCTTTTTCAAGAAATACGGCCTGGAAGAAGTCACCCTGTCGCGCGAGCCGAGCTGGCAGGCAATTGCCGATGGCGTAGCTGCTGGCCGCCTAGATGGAGCCCAGATGGTGGCTGGTATGCCCCTGGGCATGACCCTGGGCATGGGCGGCAAAGCCCCGCTGCCGATTATCACCGCCCTAGTACTAAGCCGCAACGGCAACGCCATTACCTTCTCTCGCCGCCTCTATGACCAGGGCGTGCGCTCTTTGGCTGACTTTAAGGCCATCTTGAGCCAGACCCCAGACAAGGTCCATACGCTGGGCATGGTTCACCCCGCCTCGATGCACAACCTGATGCTGCGCTACTGGCTGGCCTCCGGCGGCATCGATCCCGATAGTGATGTGAGCCTGACCGTGATTCCCCCGGCCCAGATGTTCTCGACCCTCAAGGCAGGCACAATTGACGGCTACTGCGTCGGCGAACCCTGGAACTCGCGGGCTGTCAGCGAAGGGCAGGGCGTGGTCATGGCTACCGACCTAGATCTGTGGGCCGGGCACCCCGAGAAAGTCTTGGGCGTGCGGGAAGACTGGGTCAACCAGCACCCCGAAACCCACCTGGCTCTGGTCAAGGCCCTGATGGAAGCCTGTGAATACTGCGACGACCGCCGCAACCGGGAGAGCGTGCTGGAGCTAATCTGCCGCCCCGAATATGTCGGCTCAGACCCAGCCTACACGCGCCCCGGCTTTATCGACCCCTACCGCTGGAGCCTCGACGAGCCGCCCGCTAGCATGCTGCGGTTTAACCAGTTCTACGTCGACAGATCTACTTGCCCAGGCCGTAGTGAAGGGCTGTGGATTCTCACTCAGCTAGCTCGCTGGGGCATCACCCCCTTCCCCAAAAACTGGATTGAAATTCTGGAGCGGGTGCGGCGCGTGGATCTCTTTGGTGAAGCAGCGCGGCAGCTGGGCTGGCCCGATCTAGAGGCCGACCGTGAGCCCTTTGCCCTGTTTGATGGGGTGGTCTTTAACCCCGACGATCCGTTGGGCTACCTGGAGCGCCTAACCCTGGGCCGTCGCCCGGTTCAGGTTGAGGAAATTTTGCTTCAGCCCCCAGCGGAAACGCTGTCTTCCCGCTAA
- a CDS encoding nitrate ABC transporter ATP-binding protein (This model describes the ATP binding subunits of ATP-binding cassette (ABC) transporters for nitrate transport, or for bicarbonate transport, in bacteria and archaea.), producing MQTLTPQTTPAPEMQADFLQIKQVSKVYPTSKGPYTVLEDINLTVKEGEFVCLIGHSGCGKTTLLNMVAGFNQPTVGDIYLKHEPVVRPGLDRMMVFQNYSLLPWKTAFENVYLAVESANPNLSRAQRVDIVNEHLAMVGLTEAAKKRPSELSGGMKQRVAIARALAIRPQVLILDEPFGALDAITKEELQEELLNIWRSHRATVLMITHDIDEALFLADRIVMMTNGPSAKIGEIVEVPFPRPRNRARIMEDPRYYELRNFALDFLFRRFAHHEED from the coding sequence ATGCAAACCCTCACTCCCCAGACAACCCCGGCACCTGAGATGCAGGCAGACTTTCTGCAAATTAAGCAGGTCTCCAAGGTATACCCCACCTCAAAGGGCCCCTACACCGTTCTAGAAGACATCAACCTGACGGTAAAAGAAGGCGAATTTGTCTGCCTAATTGGCCACTCTGGCTGCGGCAAAACCACGCTGCTCAACATGGTGGCAGGCTTTAACCAGCCGACCGTGGGCGACATTTATCTGAAGCATGAACCCGTAGTGCGCCCTGGTCTAGATCGCATGATGGTGTTCCAAAACTACTCTCTGCTGCCCTGGAAGACCGCCTTTGAGAACGTGTATCTGGCAGTGGAGTCGGCTAACCCCAACCTGTCTCGGGCGCAGCGGGTAGACATCGTCAATGAGCACCTGGCGATGGTGGGGCTGACCGAGGCGGCCAAAAAGCGGCCCAGCGAACTCTCTGGTGGGATGAAGCAGCGAGTTGCGATCGCACGCGCCCTAGCCATTCGCCCCCAGGTGCTGATCCTAGACGAACCCTTCGGCGCACTCGATGCCATCACCAAAGAAGAGCTACAGGAAGAGCTGCTCAATATCTGGCGAAGCCACCGAGCCACCGTCTTGATGATCACCCACGATATCGATGAAGCTCTCTTTCTAGCGGACCGAATCGTGATGATGACCAACGGCCCATCTGCCAAAATCGGCGAAATCGTAGAGGTGCCCTTCCCCCGGCCCCGCAACCGCGCCCGCATCATGGAAGACCCACGCTACTACGAGCTACGCAACTTTGCACTAGACTTCCTCTTTCGCCGGTTTGCCCACCACGAGGAAGACTAA
- a CDS encoding general stress protein, translating to MVTSQQKRGVGFFSNAQTVEKACQELQSSGFSMDKVSVIGKDAQQGADVSGATAHDRVGEDKIKPAATAVADTVSNSAAGVVLFGLTSLVIPGLGPILAAGSLVGALSATAAATGVSAVASNNLYQALSSLGIPEDKASDYGDALLAGQYLVIVEGSEDELNQATQALSQYEIKDWSVY from the coding sequence ATGGTAACTAGCCAGCAGAAACGAGGCGTTGGCTTCTTTTCCAATGCCCAAACGGTTGAGAAAGCTTGCCAGGAGCTACAGTCGTCCGGGTTCTCCATGGACAAGGTTTCCGTGATTGGCAAGGATGCTCAGCAGGGAGCCGACGTTAGCGGGGCTACGGCCCATGACCGAGTTGGTGAAGACAAAATCAAGCCCGCAGCGACCGCTGTTGCCGATACGGTTAGCAACAGCGCCGCTGGAGTGGTTCTATTTGGTCTGACTAGCCTAGTCATCCCGGGCCTGGGGCCGATCTTGGCAGCAGGATCTCTAGTAGGCGCGTTGTCTGCGACTGCCGCTGCAACCGGAGTCAGCGCCGTAGCTTCAAATAATCTCTATCAGGCGCTCTCATCTTTAGGTATTCCTGAAGACAAGGCCAGCGACTATGGCGATGCGCTATTGGCCGGGCAGTACCTGGTGATTGTCGAAGGCTCTGAAGATGAGCTGAACCAGGCTACGCAGGCCTTGAGCCAGTATGAGATCAAGGATTGGAGCGTCTATTAA
- a CDS encoding class I SAM-dependent methyltransferase, whose amino-acid sequence MWNHNTHYHSYLLHRIPKRVDRALDVGCGLGHFARKLAEQCDFVDALDVDDATLTGASTINCSPNIAYLKADFLTADLPEAAYDVIVSIAAVHHMDMEAALKKMKLLLRPSGKLLILGLYREKTLVDYAYSLASIPLNFLFLQWHRASITGSTAIAPTRPARLTVEQIKVVAGTVVPGFCFKRHLLWRYSLVWQKPC is encoded by the coding sequence ATGTGGAACCACAACACCCACTACCATAGCTATCTATTGCACCGAATTCCTAAAAGAGTTGACCGTGCGTTGGATGTCGGTTGCGGTCTAGGTCATTTTGCTCGGAAGCTAGCAGAGCAATGCGACTTTGTGGATGCCTTGGATGTTGACGATGCTACCCTCACAGGGGCCTCCACTATTAACTGTTCTCCTAATATTGCTTACTTAAAAGCTGACTTTCTGACAGCGGACTTACCTGAGGCAGCCTACGACGTAATTGTGTCAATTGCTGCTGTACATCACATGGATATGGAAGCGGCTTTGAAGAAGATGAAGCTGCTGTTGCGCCCTTCTGGAAAGCTGTTAATTCTTGGGCTTTATCGAGAGAAAACCCTCGTTGACTATGCTTACAGTCTCGCCTCTATTCCGCTTAACTTTTTGTTTTTGCAATGGCATCGGGCATCAATCACCGGGTCAACTGCGATCGCACCCACTCGGCCTGCTCGGCTAACGGTTGAGCAGATTAAAGTGGTTGCAGGCACTGTTGTTCCTGGATTTTGTTTCAAAAGGCATCTGCTCTGGCGTTATTCGCTGGTCTGGCAAAAACCTTGTTAA
- the rlmN gene encoding 23S rRNA (adenine(2503)-C(2))-methyltransferase RlmN, with product MTVTPTTPESAILTDAAGPVSQTPLLGQSLEALTEWVRSQNQPTFRAKQLHDWLYYKGIHSLAEVTVFSKAWREQIADVPVGRAQIHHRSEAPDGTVKYLLKLADGHIIETVGMPSPRRLTVCVSSQVGCPMACDFCATGKGGFLRNLATHEIVDQVLTVQEDFDQRVSHIVFMGMGEPLLNSDNVVAAIRCLNQDVGISQRTITLSTVGIPGRIRRLAAEQLQVTLAVSLHASNQALRTKLIPSAQAYPLEGLLEECRDYVKQTGRRVSFEYILLAELNDTPEHALELARHLRGFQSHVNLIPYNPISEVDYQRPSESRIRAFVKALEDQHIAVSVRYSRGLEKDAACGQLRASKVAG from the coding sequence ATGACTGTCACGCCGACCACTCCTGAATCTGCAATCCTCACAGACGCTGCTGGGCCTGTTTCTCAGACGCCGCTGCTGGGACAATCTTTGGAGGCGCTGACGGAGTGGGTGCGATCGCAAAACCAGCCCACCTTTAGAGCCAAGCAGCTACACGACTGGCTCTATTACAAGGGCATTCACTCCCTAGCAGAAGTTACGGTCTTCTCAAAAGCTTGGCGAGAGCAAATTGCCGATGTGCCGGTGGGTCGCGCCCAAATCCATCACCGCTCAGAAGCTCCCGACGGTACAGTCAAATATTTGCTGAAGCTGGCCGATGGTCACATCATCGAGACAGTTGGCATGCCTTCGCCCCGACGGCTAACGGTGTGCGTGTCTTCCCAGGTGGGCTGCCCGATGGCCTGCGACTTCTGTGCCACAGGCAAAGGCGGCTTTCTGCGAAACCTAGCCACCCACGAAATTGTGGATCAGGTGCTGACGGTGCAGGAAGACTTTGATCAACGGGTTAGCCATATCGTCTTCATGGGTATGGGCGAACCTCTGCTAAATAGTGACAACGTGGTTGCCGCCATTCGCTGCCTCAATCAGGACGTTGGCATCAGTCAGCGCACCATAACCCTCTCTACAGTCGGCATTCCAGGCCGCATCCGGCGACTAGCGGCAGAACAGCTCCAGGTTACGCTGGCCGTCAGCCTGCACGCCTCTAACCAAGCCCTACGAACGAAGCTAATCCCCAGCGCCCAGGCTTACCCCCTAGAGGGGCTCCTGGAAGAATGCCGCGACTACGTCAAGCAGACAGGGCGGCGCGTGTCCTTTGAGTACATTTTGCTAGCCGAACTTAACGACACCCCCGAACACGCTTTGGAACTGGCCCGTCATCTGCGCGGCTTTCAGAGCCACGTCAACCTGATTCCCTACAACCCTATCAGCGAAGTAGATTACCAGCGCCCCAGCGAAAGCCGCATTCGGGCCTTCGTCAAAGCCCTAGAGGATCAGCACATCGCTGTCAGCGTTCGCTATTCTCGTGGGCTAGAAAAAGACGCTGCTTGCGGCCAATTGAGAGCCTCAAAAGTGGCTGGGTAA
- a CDS encoding SRPBCC family protein, with amino-acid sequence MSTRTEADQQPGDLERWASVIGGGAMVLMGLQQRSLRGVLTALAGGGLVYQGASNKSTLKQVEEAVGIDKAIRVEKTVTINRPASELYNFWHNFENLPRFMRHLESVTVLDGNRSHWVSKAPLDNRVEWDAEVVTDEPDHLIAWRSLDGADIENSGFVRFQPATGNRGTEVKVVMEYSPPGGALTAAIAKLFGEEPEQQIGDELARFKQLMEVGEIATTEGQPRGA; translated from the coding sequence ATGAGTACGCGGACCGAGGCAGACCAGCAGCCAGGCGATCTGGAGCGATGGGCTTCCGTGATTGGTGGCGGAGCGATGGTGTTGATGGGCCTGCAGCAGCGGTCTCTGCGCGGGGTTTTGACGGCCCTAGCCGGGGGCGGGCTGGTATATCAGGGCGCTAGCAACAAAAGCACCCTAAAACAGGTTGAAGAAGCCGTGGGCATAGACAAGGCCATCCGGGTTGAAAAGACGGTGACCATCAATCGCCCTGCCTCAGAACTCTACAATTTCTGGCACAACTTCGAAAACCTGCCCCGATTTATGCGCCACCTGGAATCGGTAACGGTGCTCGATGGCAACCGCTCCCACTGGGTCAGCAAGGCTCCTCTAGACAACCGAGTGGAGTGGGATGCCGAGGTCGTCACCGACGAACCCGACCATCTGATCGCTTGGCGCTCTCTAGACGGTGCTGACATCGAAAATTCTGGCTTTGTTCGCTTCCAGCCTGCCACTGGCAATCGTGGCACCGAGGTCAAAGTGGTGATGGAGTACAGCCCGCCGGGTGGAGCGCTGACGGCTGCGATCGCAAAACTCTTCGGCGAAGAACCCGAGCAGCAGATTGGTGACGAGCTAGCCCGCTTCAAGCAGCTAATGGAAGTCGGCGAAATTGCCACCACAGAAGGTCAGCCCCGAGGCGCGTAA
- a CDS encoding zinc-dependent alcohol dehydrogenase, protein MKAVCWHGAQDVRVDNVPDPKILNPQDAIIKVTSTAICGSDLHLYDGYIPTMKSGDILGHEFMGEVVEVGPEVKKLKVGDRVVVPFTISCGHCFFCNRDLWSLCDNSNPNAWMAEKLWGHSPAGLFGYSHLLGGYAGGQAEYARVPFADVGPLKVPDGLSDEKVLFLTDIFPTGYMGAENCDIEPGDTIAVFGCGPVGLFGIASAFMLGAERVIAIDRFPERLALAQSLGAEIINYEEMDAGVALKEMTGGRGPDACMDAVGLEAHGTGVVALYDTVKQAVRMETGRAMVLRQAIAAVRKGGRVSVPGVYGGFIDKMPMGSFVNKALTMKSGQTHVQKYLRPLLERIQNGEIDPSFVISHRLPLEEAPHAYKIFRDKQENCTKVVLKPFSQPAEAAAV, encoded by the coding sequence ATGAAGGCAGTTTGTTGGCACGGTGCCCAAGACGTTCGGGTAGATAACGTTCCCGATCCCAAAATTCTCAATCCCCAGGATGCCATTATTAAGGTCACGTCCACGGCCATCTGCGGCTCAGACCTTCATCTATACGATGGCTATATTCCCACCATGAAGTCAGGAGATATCCTGGGCCATGAGTTTATGGGCGAAGTGGTCGAAGTTGGCCCCGAGGTGAAAAAGCTGAAGGTAGGCGATCGCGTGGTCGTGCCCTTCACGATTTCCTGCGGCCACTGCTTCTTCTGCAATCGCGACCTTTGGTCTCTGTGCGACAACTCCAACCCCAACGCCTGGATGGCTGAAAAGCTCTGGGGCCATTCTCCAGCAGGCCTATTTGGCTACTCTCACCTGCTGGGTGGCTATGCCGGAGGCCAGGCTGAGTATGCTCGCGTCCCCTTCGCCGACGTGGGTCCGCTGAAGGTGCCCGATGGCCTATCTGATGAAAAGGTGCTGTTTCTGACAGACATTTTCCCCACGGGCTACATGGGCGCTGAGAACTGCGACATTGAGCCAGGAGATACGATTGCCGTGTTTGGCTGCGGTCCGGTGGGTCTGTTTGGCATCGCCAGCGCCTTTATGCTGGGAGCCGAGCGGGTGATCGCTATCGATCGCTTTCCAGAACGTCTGGCCTTGGCCCAATCACTAGGGGCAGAAATTATCAACTACGAGGAGATGGATGCCGGGGTTGCCCTGAAGGAAATGACCGGCGGACGTGGCCCCGACGCCTGTATGGATGCGGTTGGCTTAGAAGCCCACGGCACTGGGGTTGTCGCCCTTTACGACACAGTAAAGCAGGCAGTTCGCATGGAGACCGGCCGGGCCATGGTGCTGCGTCAGGCGATTGCTGCCGTTCGTAAAGGCGGTCGAGTCTCGGTACCGGGAGTCTACGGTGGCTTTATCGACAAAATGCCGATGGGCTCATTCGTGAACAAAGCCCTGACGATGAAGTCAGGCCAAACCCACGTTCAGAAGTACCTGCGCCCTCTGCTAGAGCGCATTCAAAATGGAGAGATTGATCCTTCCTTTGTGATCAGCCATAGGCTGCCGCTGGAAGAGGCTCCTCACGCCTACAAGATCTTCCGCGATAAGCAGGAAAACTGCACCAAGGTTGTGCTCAAACCCTTTAGTCAACCTGCAGAAGCGGCGGCGGTCTAG